tatatcgatttagtaaatattatataaaagttaagatTTAAcgatattagaatttaaaaaagaaaattaagcaTTGTATCTTGATATGGGTACTTCTACTAGTTAATacgtatgtttttatataaaaaatatttttgctcttTATGGACAAATCTAATACGTAATACCACGATAGATAAAATATggcacaaatataaaaatatatttagtacattaatgtaattattattgattacttaaaaaactatttaaatataaggtaaaacaaatattatgcaAAACAATGGCAATTATTGGCATAAGACTGTCACTTCACTCATTAAGtcaaaatttatcatattaagtTGCAGCGTTGTTTTCgcatataatgaaaatttttattaaaatcccaatggatttattattattttcataaatgaaaCTAGTATAAGTTTTGGCAATGGCTGTTTGTGGACTTCGGACATTGTTATTAATTGTTTGCATATTAGAATTGGTTCGTTAttcatattttctaataaaactgtaaaaagtttcttgtatgtttttaaaaaactttatttaaattatgaacacaatGTTGGCTTTAGaactctattaaattattatttatatttaaaaaaaaaaaagtattcctaGACACCTTATGTTGTGACCTCAAAAGtcaaaagaaaaagttttagAAATGGCATTTGATAAACTTCTTTGTTAGTtcgtaaaagtattttgttttatatttgtattctttTCATGTTCCAGATGGTAACAATACAAAGACAAGTGTTTGATTTCCTAGGATACATGTGGTTACCAATAAttgcaaattttataaacattattttaataatatttggatCATTTGGCGCTGTACAGTATATTACAAAGTATCTTCTTGCAGTAAGTTGATTCAAGTTAATACCAAGTTGTTACATGTTCTATTATGATtcataagtttaatttgaaaattactaTATTCTTTCCAGTATGCAATATGGAGTTTCATGTGGTTAacatggaatatatttttaatctgttattaTTTGAATCTCGGAATTCTCAACAGGGTGAGTAATAAATACACATTCAACATTATTACTTCATGACAAGACCATATTCTATAGTATATATTCTATTAGAATTATCCTTGAGAGTTCTTCTAGTAGgtacattatttaattgtgatgaattaataataagtttaatttgctGATAGTTTCAATGCTAGATTAAaagctttataataatataaaataaattacttatgtcACCAGTCATGAAAccatattacaattattaagcTGCATGCAAGCTGtatcaagttttatttattcctaacaatattttatattcatattttattttatcataggTGTATGATGAGATTTAGTAAACATTAGGAAGACTGTAAATTAGTAAAAGCTATATTAACTATATCTGTTTTAAATATCGTTTTGtatacattgttatttatattcatttttcttGTTGTAGGAAAGTGGATTGTTATCCTTAGGGACTGGAAGTGTTAGCTGGTGGGAAGGGAACGGCTGGGGATGTCAACCAGTCTGGGGTGAAGCTGATGGGCCCGGTACATGGAGGCCAGCAAGAGTTGAAGGATGCTTTTTCCAATGGCATTATGTAGAGCTGGCACAGTCTGCAGTGGCAGCAACACTCACTGCTACAGCATTGCcacttactattttattaacatatagatCTTTTAAGAAACATAACACTGTTGTAGGTaagaaaaagtaatatattaatagaaaagaCACAAAACGAAAACATTAAGCACTTAACtctttaaagattaaattaaatatatttcatgcatgtactatattttatttttaaatttaactccttaataaagaattatttttgagTAGTTCTCCATGAAGTAAGTTAATTCTTATTacagcttttttatcattacacattttttttattaattggacCACTAATATATGCAATCATTATCTTCACTTTTTTATGAgtcattttgtatttatttcagataaaGGAACATTATCTCGCCGCCCAGTTTATACCATAGAATTAAGTCCCACCGAAACAAATGTAAGTGAAAGCTCTCTTAAACCGATGACACCTCGCCGAGTTAAACGTCGCTCAGGTTCTAGGGGAGCCGGCTCATCCGTACGAAGATCACGTAGATCATATCGAAATGCCGGTTATTTATCATCCAATGCGTCTCTGCCACACGAATCTCGACCATCGCGACCCACCTCCGCACATTCGTCGTATTCCAACTTCCACGGTACTAGACCTTCCTCGTACCACCCCGTGCTAGATCGGGAATCGATCACGCGCTCCCAGGAAGTTTATGAACCACCGCCGCCGATGGAATCTATCCCAACGATCAGTACCAGGAGCGATACAATTAGACGATGCGAAAATACAGGTAGAGATGTCGTTGGACCGTACAACGAACCGAACGGCAGCACTGGGCGCGTGTTCGAAGGCGTGGTGAGCTACGAAGGCGCGGCGGCCTGCGAGTCCCCGTCGTACGAGGCCGGCGGGTACGCGTACGGCGGCGCGTGGGAGCCGCCCCCGCAGGCGCCCGGCCCGCCCGCCTACCAGTCCGTCTACCAGCCCGCCGACGACCCCTACTACTTGCGGCTCAATGTTAACAACAAGTCTTCGTAgcatgtttttcttttatattgttaagtttAATGCGTATGTGACTTAagtagcttttatttttatatttacctattttaatGTTAGTTTTACTTTAGAATCTCTTTAAAGTCGTTGCCGTTGTTGTATGAGATACATTCCTTGATGACTATTTAGTATAAGCTTTAATATATTAGTGACATATAGTtatgaattaaaacaagaaGTTGTAAGAATAATTTTGGTTGAAGTCAAAAAGGTAGAAGtatctatttttttcaaattacaaatCTATGTAATTAGATCTGTTTTcttgttatgtaataattacatgcattgttattgtattattgtaagACATTGTGTTAAGAGTGGACTGTACACTGAGTGACAACATTACAAGGAGCACGCATACAATTGTATAAGACATAATTTTAACCAGTAACTGGAACATCAATTTGTCaccaatttttctttaatttctaGTTAACTTGCCATATCACTTCatacttactttaatatttaattattttaatggagACTTTTTTATACGATTCCCATttcttaattttcatatttaatagaatatgtttaatatgcattcaactagttttatatgatttcattatttcatcaattcataaaaattgttaaaaatgtcaTTGAAAAATGAAGCCGTCCATtagtatatcaattttaaataagagtCTGAGATTGTAAGATATATACAAGCAATATTTGTCTCTAAGAAATCTATACACACACATgcacaaataattatacaaacttTTACATATACACACATTTTTAGTCAGACACATAGGTTTTACATTCCTAAATCACATTTGGaccataatttataagtaaaatacaaaacgAGCTTTATTAGAGTAAgggtaattatattgtttttaaaaaaacttgacgttttataccaaataaaataatccaataaaatttatattttttatttaaataaaaacaaacattcgagcattgtaattgtattttatgattacaattttaatatatatcaaacaaaaagCAACCAGCAAAGAaacatctttaaataaattgttagtaataaaaaggATGATTGAAGCgctatatctaatatataaatattctacaagttatagtaaataattccttatttgatcatataaatatttacataatacggaattgatttaaaataaataatagaaagagaaaTGCATGATcatgaattacaaatatataaacgtcAATACAGTATAGATTCAAATATTCCAGAGATTCCACTTTCGTCTTATttcataaacattgttttatactaaataatattacatcttTGATCTCCGTTGCGTTATGACTACAggcatacatacacatataatcaataataagaattaaattattacgaatGCAAATATCGAATCTTCACTGTATcgtcaaaaattgtaaaatatcatTCAGTAGacgaattgtaaattttttcattcaaattatagccagttttttttaaagaaatgtctGGTATATCAAATTGCGGGTAGTTGCCGCCTCTCTGCAGCGGTCAGATCGGGGTGCCACAAGTCGACGATGAGTACGATACGGGTCCCAGTTCCGTTGTGCCAGACTTCGTGTTCGAAACTATCGTCGAATATGAACGTTTTACCGACGCGCCACTGTCTGAAATCGAATATTTTTCATGTTATAATGTTTAGAATGTTAAATTAGTAGAGTGGgacatatttatagtattactgTATTTGTAACAAAGTCCATGTTTGTTGCATTAAATAGGAAAGAaaagttatttgaaattaatatttttggaataatttagaaaccataattaatatatatttttatatatcaatggaAACCATCGTCAACTTCGTCgtcattacaaattttaaacgaAGAGTCAGTAGACGGACCTGGTCTCGTTGTGCACGCGGATGTAGGTGCCGTCCGTGTTGCTGAGCGCCAGGTGCAGGCGCAGACGGCAGTTGGTGGGCCCCACGTGCGCGCGCACGTGCGTGCCGGCGCGCATGGCGCTGAACTTGACCTGCCCGCGCCGACAGCCCGCGGCGGCCGGCTCGGAGCGCACGAGCGCGCACGTGACGGGCGCGCGCGCGCACCGCCCGCCCACCTCGCGCCCGCGCACGAACAGCTCCAGCTGCGACCACTCGCCGCGCTCCATCAACCCCTCCTTCTCGCGCTCGTACGCCGCGCCGGCCTCCTCGCCCTCCCGGAGCACGTCCCGCCACGACCTCTCCAGCGCCCTCGCGAGGCCCGCGTACGGGGTGTCCTCGACGGGCCACCAGGGCCGGCCCCGCAGGCGCGGCACGTTGTAGAGGGAGCGTTGCGCGGCGGAAAGAAAGTGTCcgagcgcggcggcgcgggcgtgCACGAGCTGCGCGTCCCGCGGGCGGCCGAGCTGCAGCAGCGCGTCTCCGAGATGGTAGTAGAAGCGCGCCGCGTCGGGCGGGCCGGCGTCGTCCTCTAGCGCTCTCTGGAGGTACACGACCGCCTCCTCTAGGTTGTTGTAGTGGTTCTTCATTACGAAGCCGTGATGGGCTAGAGCGACGCGATCGTTGGGCCACAGTCGGAGCGTGTCTTGGAGGACCTCACTTGCCAGGTCGGCTCTGTAGAAccataaaatatgtacaaatatactataattttatttttatatttataaatataaagcgtTTGTGCCGAATTTACCTGTTAGCCATTAGAAAGGTAACGGTTAAATTGTTCCGGTGGTTGACATCGTGAGGGAATCTTCTtattaaaagcctgtaaatagGCTCAGCACTCAGATACGTCcctgtaaatcaaaatattgaaacGTGTCATGAGATTATTAAGATAGTAAAATAGCTGAGACCAGAGAATCTTAAAAAAGAAATTGCATGCAGTCTCACCTCTAAATTGTATTCTATCTATGGCCCGACGGGCAACTTCCAGAAGCTTAGCATCCGAGAGACGCTCGTTCATTTTGAGAAGATGTACGTATGCGGCTATGGCCCTGGAGAGGAGTCGGTTGTCCTTGCCCGCCTCGGCGGCGCCGTCGAGCGCGCGCGCCGCCAGCCAGCGCGCGCGGCCGCTGTCGCCCAGCGCGCTCGCCGCCGCGCGCCGCTCGCACGCCGCCCACGCGCCCTCCACATGTTAGTGATTAACACTCACACAAATGTTCACACAACGAAGCGTCCATGTCAATGCTCAAGATTGGTCAAACTCGGGTACAGGCTTGtggttactattatataatgtcACCAGAAACGAaaggtttttataaatgtatgttaatatgTAGGGGACATCTAAGCTATTGAAGTCTTCGATATGTTGTTCGGGGAGCGTCACGCGGGGTGCAGGCGTAAAACTCGACCGAAAAAAATATCGATGAGTTCTAAGGGATAAAAATGGCACAACGAGCAAAGAAactttaaattagtataaaatgttaGTCTAGCCAGTcctgaaatatgaaaaaaaacataacatggaatctattaaaatttgttgGATTATAAAAGgattataaaagttaaagtttGTAAAGTTTCGTGTTCCGATCacaaaattcatatatttcGTTGTATAAACCATTGAATTGATTGATATTTTACGATTCAATGCTCAAATCGACACtaacaatttatactacgctaactcAAAAGTGTGCGCTAACTCCGCTAATAATTATAAGCGTAATATAAATCGATTGATTTCAAAAAATCCCTTTAGTTAGCTTTGTATAAATTTGTTACttcgttaattttgtatatttcgtcacgattttattaatacatataaaataacatattttaagcaacttggtacaaaaaaacgattttcactaaaattcgagttagcgtagtataaattgtaggtgtcgaaatataaaaaaaatgatacatcaaaataattacacgaatcatataaaatatgctTGCTTATTGCTATATACGACTtgaatttcaacattttaacaaaacaaaaaaaaaatgttttcgatcGTTATctgcttttaaattatattgttggaGTATTCTGTTATGCACGGAACCTATCGATGGAGTGAATTTCATGCGAGAAAGCGTGCTCAAGTAATGAAGTCACAAAGATAGTAGAATACCCAACAATTAATACTAGAATCGAATCGTAATAATAAAGTACATAAAATGATCTTTTTTCACTTACgttgtaaataaacttttcactgatttatttaaaaagtttttttggttgttttttttgccatatacaaatatatagggGTATATTCGAATCGAAGaagtaaacataaacaaatcttaACTTTACTAAACTAATTTCATGAGATTTGCTAGAAGCGCCGCTAATAGCTGTCGATTCATATATATCTGTTTTAATACATAACTATTACAGTCAACTACTTGTATCTATTTTAATTCTagttccaaagttccgataacaacttcgctgACATTCAAAAAGCAGTTTTCCGCGAATCCATAgtgaaaatctttaaaaaaaaaaagaataaaaaaataaaatactatacctGTATATTTTCATTCGTGACTTTCATGACAATCAACGAGAGATTTGCATGACTTTTAAAAGAGTTCTTATAtctcaaaaacatttaatttttaatggagGTCATATTCAGTTATAATATGGATCATCATGTGCTGTTTCGTCACCACCTGCAAAATCGTCTTTGGATTTTGAACAATCATAAATATCTCACCTGGCGCAGTTCTTCTTCAGCGATATCAAGCTGTTCGCGCCAGTACGACTGGCTGGGTTCACCTGGCCATTCATCTTCTATACTATTTCCACCTTCCTCTGTAATCGAaggattaaaaatgtattcgtaaAAAAGAAATAGTAAGTGATAAAACTCTTAACTAcacaattagatttaaatttagaaaaattattaaaaataaacaagaaattatttttttttggtatgtgGCCCACTTAAGTGAAATTTGGttgatatttgttttgaaaacgACAAGTAACATCAACTATTTTAGTTGGTTAAACGACGTAAACGTTACCAACGATCTTCgacataaaatgataaaatattgttaagtaaAGTTAATTTCACTCACACTCTGTTAGTCATGCTAAAGGATATTCACATCGAACATTACATTATTAGGGAAAGTTCGTTCATGCTCGTGCTAGAAAACCGCATTTTTTACATAGCAAAGAACACACTTTAACAACGCATGTTTACTGTGTTTTCCGGGTCTCTCCGGTTCGGGGAGGCGACCATATTTAGCTTCTAATCGACTTAACAATTCCGTATCATCGACATCAGAAATTTCTTCTTCATCATCTTGTTCCTCCTCCTCTTCTTCATCTTCAATTTGTTCTTCGTCTATAATTTCGACATCATCGGGAACTTCTTCAGGTTCTGATTCTTCTTCTTTATGTTCTGTCTTTAGAATCGGAGACTTCTGTTGGGTAGTTATTCTTGTTGGGATAACAATATCTTCTTCTTCCTCCTCTTCTTCTTCGATTTCTTCATCATCACTGTAAAGCTCTTTTTCTTCTTCATCCTTTGTTTTGTCTTCTGGAATCTAAAAGAAATTTTGCAGTTTATAAGAAGAGGGTATGATTAAAGTTTTCTgagcatttatttttagtagcaaaacttatattaaatttgttatttacttaCCTCCTGATcacgtaatgtttttttttcgtttacttCTCGTTCAATATCTTGTTTCATTATTGGTGCCGACATTACTACAGGAGCCGGTTTTTTGAAAATGTGCTCGTCACTTATTGAACGTGGAGCTGGTTGCGGTTGCCTTTGTGCTACATACGTGGACGGTTCTTCAGAAACAAGAGTCATCCTTCGGTCGGGCATAGGAGCCGTCTCTTGTCTTGGAGGCTCTTCCGGTTCCGGTTCAGGGGCATCTATTAGGGGAAGCTTATTGTATAACTACGATTTacggattattttttttgtaaaacaattaattgAAACCATTAGTATCAACTGATATCCGCCACTTGCGCAGACGGAGCGGTCATTACTTAGTTTTATGGCTAGAGGTAAGTAGATACACACCGCGTGCCGTGGCGCGCCGCAGCACGGCGTGCGTGGCCGCGACCAGCGCGCCGCCCACCGCCAGCTTCAGCCACACTGCAACACACGCGGCACACGCTTTAACCATAACGCTAAGTAATACCTCTGTCGTGTATGCTCGACCTCAGCCGAGGTGTTCAGAGCacgtgttttatttaacatagaaaggcATACGAATACATAAGCCACCGGATAATTTCCTTCCACCTTCGCCCATTGAGCAACAAGTCAACCACTACTCCCTCCGTCAACACTATGTTCAACACTATGTTCAACACTATGTATTGTGCtcgtatttttcaattttatatgtacttCTGTTGGAgttccttattaataaataaatgtgtaaataaatacgCCACTACCCATGGAGTCTAAGATCGTATGACCCTTGTCATAGCAATTGACTGGCTAACTCACATGTCGAACCGcaaattatacaaattgtttatgtttggcgataaaaaaaatatgtataatacaacgaaaaatgaaataagatgaaaaataaaaaaaaagttatgaagtaaaataataatcgttgtataatttaatattaaaagagttcaactttagtatatattttatgaaaaaaaaagttggaaATACCTAATTCTATTATCAAATTCAgaagcatattttttataaatttgaccGAGTCAGGTTACGGTATTTAACctatttgtgttatataaaataaacgaatgaatatttatacatcCAAACAgataaaatcgtataaaattcTTGGAATGCAATGCTGTAATTACTTCGATCTAGTAAGTAATAAACCGCCCGACAAGCTAAGACTTTGTGTCTTAGGAATTTATATTGTCGTATGAATGCAACGTATTACGTAAAGCGTCATTCAAGATTACCTTCCATTCGAGCGAAGCCACGGAATAAGTCTACACCAAGCGTGATTATAGAATTCATATTTGCGTATTCgaatgtaaatatatgaaataattcataCGTGCACCGCTGAAGCTGCAGTGGCCACAAATAAGCGAGTGTAATGTATCTGTAACGCGTGGGCGTTGGGAGAAATAACTACAATGAACGATATGATATTTTCGTGTTCGATACGCATCTAGTTAAAACGTTTTTCACCTATAATACGACAACTTTTATCGTTGACGAtgttctttttatttgaaaagctattttttttttaaatagtacttacaaatgtttaatttatacctATGGAATGTTTAAtgatttatacaatacaattttagtataaaattctggtaatgtttaataaaaaaccgTTCTCTTCATAAAATACACAGCTGATCGAATTACAGATTATATAACCGAatcatctttaacaatttagatttatattaattatacgaattttgtaaGGTTTGAAATGAAAGAAAGctctttttatcatatatattttttattgaatatttatgacagttaaattttaaatattttatat
The nucleotide sequence above comes from Vanessa tameamea isolate UH-Manoa-2023 chromosome 2, ilVanTame1 primary haplotype, whole genome shotgun sequence. Encoded proteins:
- the LOC113399722 gene encoding aspartyl/asparaginyl beta-hydroxylase isoform X1, producing MSGDVQPRRRKDKKKKKDDLGVEEPRGTAATLGEGDVFMHSQHDHGTGGHWCAKIIFFSLLAVLITLVGLIILENRGLTELEANSVESRYSGVLEGWLEDTPDDDHHDEHTLELKHPDDDIEEHVESDLEDEEGHDLDEEHEDHEDDEEHEDDEEEDEITDSNEVDGDDEEHQDERDENEDDNDESVENLDETDDEENLEQDDDEPEDEDEIEKIEREFNDDDEGSEEVPLKSSLHDREDEDVSKEDATQEEDEEDEDFLEADDDEPPVERITTPPAGKPFVEIEEETIVKPIDTLAEEEEYERKQEELRREEAEASHMWLKLAVGGALVAATHAVLRRATARDAPEPEPEEPPRQETAPMPDRRMTLVSEEPSTYVAQRQPQPAPRSISDEHIFKKPAPVVMSAPIMKQDIEREVNEKKTLRDQEIPEDKTKDEEEKELYSDDEEIEEEEEEEEDIVIPTRITTQQKSPILKTEHKEEESEPEEVPDDVEIIDEEQIEDEEEEEEQDDEEEISDVDDTELLSRLEAKYGRLPEPERPGKHKEGGNSIEDEWPGEPSQSYWREQLDIAEEELRQGAWAACERRAAASALGDSGRARWLAARALDGAAEAGKDNRLLSRAIAAYVHLLKMNERLSDAKLLEVARRAIDRIQFRGTYLSAEPIYRLLIRRFPHDVNHRNNLTVTFLMANRADLASEVLQDTLRLWPNDRVALAHHGFVMKNHYNNLEEAVVYLQRALEDDAGPPDAARFYYHLGDALLQLGRPRDAQLVHARAAALGHFLSAAQRSLYNVPRLRGRPWWPVEDTPYAGLARALERSWRDVLREGEEAGAAYEREKEGLMERGEWSQLELFVRGREVGGRCARAPVTCALVRSEPAAAGCRRGQVKFSAMRAGTHVRAHVGPTNCRLRLHLALSNTDGTYIRVHNETRQWRVGKTFIFDDSFEHEVWHNGTGTRIVLIVDLWHPDLTAAERRQLPAI
- the Nkain gene encoding sodium/potassium-transporting ATPase subunit beta-1-interacting protein 4, whose protein sequence is MAVCGLRTLLLIVCILELMVTIQRQVFDFLGYMWLPIIANFINIILIIFGSFGAVQYITKYLLAYAIWSFMWLTWNIFLICYYLNLGILNRESGLLSLGTGSVSWWEGNGWGCQPVWGEADGPGTWRPARVEGCFFQWHYVELAQSAVAATLTATALPLTILLTYRSFKKHNTVVDKGTLSRRPVYTIELSPTETNVSESSLKPMTPRRVKRRSGSRGAGSSVRRSRRSYRNAGYLSSNASLPHESRPSRPTSAHSSYSNFHGTRPSSYHPVLDRESITRSQEVYEPPPPMESIPTISTRSDTIRRCENTGRDVVGPYNEPNGSTGRVFEGVVSYEGAAACESPSYEAGGYAYGGAWEPPPQAPGPPAYQSVYQPADDPYYLRLNVNNKSS
- the LOC113399722 gene encoding aspartyl/asparaginyl beta-hydroxylase isoform X2, with amino-acid sequence MSGDVQPRRRKDKKKKKDDLGVEEPRGTAATLGEGDVFMHSQHDHGTGGHWCAKIIFFSLLAVLITLVGLIILENRGLTELEANSVESRYSGVLEGWLEDTPDDDHHDEHTLELKHPENLEQDDDEPEDEDEIEKIEREFNDDDEGSEEVPLKSSLHDREDEDVSKEDATQEEDEEDEDFLEADDDEPPVERITTPPAGKPFVEIEEETIVKPIDTLAEEEEYERKQEELRREEAEASHMWLKLAVGGALVAATHAVLRRATARDAPEPEPEEPPRQETAPMPDRRMTLVSEEPSTYVAQRQPQPAPRSISDEHIFKKPAPVVMSAPIMKQDIEREVNEKKTLRDQEIPEDKTKDEEEKELYSDDEEIEEEEEEEEDIVIPTRITTQQKSPILKTEHKEEESEPEEVPDDVEIIDEEQIEDEEEEEEQDDEEEISDVDDTELLSRLEAKYGRLPEPERPGKHKEGGNSIEDEWPGEPSQSYWREQLDIAEEELRQGAWAACERRAAASALGDSGRARWLAARALDGAAEAGKDNRLLSRAIAAYVHLLKMNERLSDAKLLEVARRAIDRIQFRGTYLSAEPIYRLLIRRFPHDVNHRNNLTVTFLMANRADLASEVLQDTLRLWPNDRVALAHHGFVMKNHYNNLEEAVVYLQRALEDDAGPPDAARFYYHLGDALLQLGRPRDAQLVHARAAALGHFLSAAQRSLYNVPRLRGRPWWPVEDTPYAGLARALERSWRDVLREGEEAGAAYEREKEGLMERGEWSQLELFVRGREVGGRCARAPVTCALVRSEPAAAGCRRGQVKFSAMRAGTHVRAHVGPTNCRLRLHLALSNTDGTYIRVHNETRQWRVGKTFIFDDSFEHEVWHNGTGTRIVLIVDLWHPDLTAAERRQLPAI